The Blautia pseudococcoides genome segment GCCCTCCCTCCCGGATACTCTTCAGTGAGAACATAGAATGCGCACTGACCTTTGTGAAGGCCTGCCTTGGCTTTACTATTTTACCGGATATGCCCCTTATGCGCAGTGATGAGCTGTGTTATATTCCCGTAAAAAACGCAGCACCGGCCTCCTTTGGGCTTTATTACAAAACCCTCCAGAATAATCCGGTGCTGCGCAGTTTTATACGAATCATAAAAGACTATTCACAACAACTGAAATGACATTACGTGTTTCCCGGATAGCAGGCAAGCGGAACATCCTCCATATCAATGATCTCCGCAGTCTCCTCTATGGCGCCTGCCTCCACCGCCATAGCTATGGCTTCCTTCCTGGCCCCGGCCAGGGCCTCTTCTCTTGGAACCATATCATGCGGTATCCCACACTTCTGGCTCTTGCTCAGATAGCCGGCACCCCGGACAGAGTTGGTAGGCCCGCAGGCCACTGTGAGGATCGGCCCCGATTTTCCCGCCGCCACACCGGCTCCCAAAAGAGAAGGCAGCTTCAGCAAATCCTCGACAGTAACACTCATCTCGTCTCCCTCCGCCCTGTTCCAAGGCACCTCTGCATATCCTCCGGGAGTTCTGCACGCACCTGTATCTCTTTTCCAGTAAAGGGCTGGATAAGAGATACGCAGGAAGCGTGCAGGGCAGCCCTCTTTATGTGTTCTGAATGGCCTCCGTACAGACTGTCACCCAAAAGGGGATGGCCCATCCATGCCATGTGCACCCGGATCTGATGTGTCCGCCCTGTGGCAAGTGCAAGGCTGACCAGGGCATAGTCCTGCATTTTCTCCAGGACCTGAAATTTGGTGAAAGCCGCCTTTCCATGGGAAGTCACACACATCCGCATGAGTTCCCCCTCCCTTTTACCTATCTTTTCTGTGATGATCCCCTCCTCTTTTTCAGGAATGCCCTCCACAAGGGCCAGATATTCCTTTTTAAACGTTCCCTCTTGTTTCTGTCTGGCCAGTCTTCCCGCTGCTGTCTGGTTCTTGGCAAATACCACAATACCTGAGGTGTCCTTGTCCAGCCGCCCCACACTTCTGATCTTCACATGCGCTCCTGCCTCCTGAAAGTAAAAGGCCAGCATATTGGACAGGGAATCCGTGTAATGCCCGTGGGAAGGATGCACCACCAGATCTGCCGGTTTATTCACAAAAAGCAGGTCCTCATCCTCATACAAAATATCCAGTTCGCCCTTCCTTGGTACAAGTTGCATAGAGGCTGTCAG includes the following:
- a CDS encoding RluA family pseudouridine synthase gives rise to the protein MEKIWKKRAERDGILSDFLLHDMGLTRRQVKQAKFRDGGICVNGARVRITHRLGAGDRVEVKLEEELTASMQLVPRKGELDILYEDEDLLFVNKPADLVVHPSHGHYTDSLSNMLAFYFQEAGAHVKIRSVGRLDKDTSGIVVFAKNQTAAGRLARQKQEGTFKKEYLALVEGIPEKEEGIITEKIGKREGELMRMCVTSHGKAAFTKFQVLEKMQDYALVSLALATGRTHQIRVHMAWMGHPLLGDSLYGGHSEHIKRAALHASCVSLIQPFTGKEIQVRAELPEDMQRCLGTGRRETR